The following proteins come from a genomic window of Trifolium pratense cultivar HEN17-A07 linkage group LG4, ARS_RC_1.1, whole genome shotgun sequence:
- the LOC123921248 gene encoding mitogen-activated protein kinase 3, protein MAGVNQNGVAEFPAVQTHGGQFVQYNVFGNLFEVTSKYRPPIMPIGRGAYGIVCSLLNTETNELVAVKKIANAFDNHMDAKRTLREIKLLRHLDHENVIGLRDVIPPPLRREFNDVYITTELMDTDLHQIIRSNQNLSDEHCQYFLYQILRGLRYIHSANIIHRDLKPSNLLLNANCDLKIIDFGLARPTMESDFMTEYVVTRWYRAPELLLNSSDYTSAIDVWSVGCIFMELMNKKPLFPGKDHVHQMRLLTELLGTPTDADVGLVKNEDARRYIRQLPQYPRQPLNRVFPHVHPLAIDLVDKMLTIDPTRRITVEEALAHPYLEKLHDVADEPICMEPFSFEFERQHLDEEQIKEMIYREALALNPEYA, encoded by the exons ATGGCCGGAGTTAATCAAAACGGCGTCGCTGAGTTTCCGGCGGTTCAGACTCATGGCGGTCAATTCGTTCAGTACAACGTGTTCGGTAATCTCTTTGAAGTTACTTCTAAGTATCGTCCTCCGATCATGCCTATTGGTCGTGGTGCTTACGGAATCGTTTG TTCGCTGTTGAATACGGAGACGAATGAGTTGGTTGCTGTGAAGAAAATTGCAAATGCTTTTGATAATCACATGGATGCGAAGCGTACGTTGCGTGAGATTAAGCTTCTTAGGCATTTAGATCATGAAAAT GTAATTGGTTTAAGAGATGTTATCCCTCCACCCTTGCGTAGAGAGTTTAATGATGTCTACATAACTACTGAGCTCATGGATACTGATCTTCACCAAATCATTCGCTCCAATCAAAATCTGTCAGATGAACACTGTCAG TACTTCTTGTATCAGATTCTTCGTGGGCTAAGGTATATACATTCTGCAAACATAATCCATAGAGATTTGAAACCAAGCAACCTGTTGTTGAATGCAAATTGCGACTTGAAGATTATTGATTTTGGTCTTGCACGGCCAACTATGGAAAGTGACTTCATGACAGAATATGTAGTCACAAGATGGTATAGGGCTCCTGAGTTGTTGTTGAACTCCTCAGATTACACCTCTGCTATAGATGTTTGGTCTGTTGGTTGCATTTTTATGGAGCTCATGAATAAAAAGCCTCTGTTTCCTGGCAAAGACCATGTGCATCAAATGCGCTTATTGACAGAG CTTCTTGGCACTCCAACTGACGCTGACGTCGGGTTAGTGAAAAATGAAGATGCGAGAAGATACATCCGACAACTTCCTCAATATCCTCGCCAACCTTTAAATAGGGTTTTCCCACATGTTCATCCCTTGGCCATTGATCTCGTCGATAAAATGTTGACGATTGATCCTACCAGAAGAATTACAG TTGAAGAAGCACTAGCCCATCCATATCTTGAAAAACTACATGATGTAGCTGATGAACCTATCTGCATGGAGCCATTCTCATTTGAGTTTGAGAGACAGCATTTGGATGAAGAACAAATAAAGGAGATGATCTACAGAGAGGCATTAGCACTCAATCCTGAGTATGCTTAA